A DNA window from Thiothrix subterranea contains the following coding sequences:
- a CDS encoding DUF945 family protein produces the protein MKKLVTLLSVPVVLLVAWGGTTWYVGQQTETTLKQFIDQQNQASAQSGIKQELVSYEKSALGATAITKLIMDVPPLSGLGEIQFINEISNGPVFIGGGSPVQFGTARIHTQLDTEALDAEQREWLTTAFAGKAPLEGHTVIGFGGNTDYHFTTNPLKVDQDGTTAQMDSITLSGTSAPDMTGKISVQAGKIEIKDTTAQFTLPSMQLEGDMTGMIGGQALGTFDLKMPGVSILAEETTVPVSFDLAMQSDSGITDNELAFKITTQATNIQGVDDALSKLDFKLDLSGLDMAGAEELGKLQAELQSLQNQMLWSSEATETPEGQQKQQELMTQLTDTTGKVVETLFAKVLKTDKSRLHTTLLTESPKGKLNADVDLTYTGKAAPDMMALASYGPNDWAKLMKGKVTLDADKALLPPGSELMLTPLSEQGLLKLDGEKIASAIELAGENVTLNGKQMPFADFVAMLAPPGMDQGMMEDGGDPNMGIPEDLMKKIETEGLTPEIIQLLEESDDVPKETIEIMKQLQQMQQQMGAEEAPATEAAPAADANKE, from the coding sequence ATGAAAAAGTTAGTTACACTGCTGTCTGTTCCCGTTGTTTTGCTGGTCGCGTGGGGCGGTACTACTTGGTATGTCGGTCAACAGACTGAAACCACCTTGAAACAGTTTATCGACCAACAAAATCAAGCCTCCGCCCAAAGTGGTATCAAGCAAGAACTGGTTAGCTACGAAAAAAGCGCCTTGGGCGCTACTGCGATTACCAAGCTAATCATGGACGTGCCACCCTTGAGCGGTTTGGGTGAAATCCAATTCATCAATGAGATTAGCAATGGCCCGGTGTTTATCGGTGGTGGCAGCCCAGTGCAGTTCGGCACGGCGCGAATTCACACCCAACTGGATACGGAAGCGTTGGATGCGGAGCAGCGTGAATGGTTAACCACGGCATTTGCGGGTAAAGCGCCGTTAGAAGGCCACACCGTGATTGGTTTTGGTGGCAATACGGATTACCACTTCACCACGAATCCGCTGAAAGTCGATCAGGATGGCACGACCGCACAGATGGATAGCATTACCCTGTCTGGCACTTCTGCGCCGGATATGACGGGTAAAATTTCAGTGCAAGCGGGTAAAATTGAGATTAAAGATACCACGGCACAATTCACCCTGCCTTCCATGCAATTAGAAGGCGACATGACCGGCATGATTGGCGGGCAAGCCTTGGGCACGTTTGATCTCAAAATGCCGGGCGTGAGCATTTTAGCGGAAGAGACGACCGTGCCAGTCAGCTTTGATTTGGCGATGCAGTCCGACAGCGGTATCACTGACAATGAATTAGCCTTTAAAATCACCACGCAAGCCACCAATATTCAAGGCGTAGACGATGCGCTCAGCAAGCTGGATTTCAAACTCGATCTCAGCGGCTTGGATATGGCTGGTGCAGAGGAACTGGGCAAGCTACAAGCCGAGTTGCAAAGCCTCCAGAACCAAATGCTGTGGAGCAGCGAAGCCACCGAAACCCCGGAAGGCCAGCAAAAACAGCAGGAGTTGATGACGCAATTGACCGATACTACTGGCAAAGTCGTCGAAACCTTGTTTGCTAAAGTGCTGAAAACTGACAAAAGCCGTCTGCATACCACGCTCTTGACCGAAAGCCCCAAAGGTAAGCTGAATGCCGATGTGGATTTGACCTACACGGGTAAAGCAGCCCCCGATATGATGGCGCTTGCCAGTTATGGCCCCAATGACTGGGCAAAACTGATGAAGGGTAAAGTAACTTTGGATGCCGATAAAGCCTTGCTGCCTCCCGGTTCTGAGCTGATGTTGACGCCGCTCAGTGAACAGGGTTTGCTGAAGTTGGACGGTGAGAAAATTGCCAGTGCCATCGAGCTGGCGGGCGAAAATGTTACCCTGAATGGCAAACAGATGCCGTTTGCTGACTTTGTGGCTATGCTGGCGCCGCCGGGCATGGATCAAGGCATGATGGAAGATGGCGGCGACCCGAATATGGGCATTCCTGAAGATTTGATGAAAAAGATCGAGACAGAAGGATTGACCCCGGAAATCATCCAGTTACTGGAAGAGAGCGATGATGTGCCTAAAGAAACCATCGAGATTATGAAACAGTTGCAGCAAATGCAGCAGCAAATGGGTGCTGAGGAAGCGCCTGCGACTGAAGCAGCGCCCGCCGCAGACGCTAACAAGGAGTAG
- the murJ gene encoding murein biosynthesis integral membrane protein MurJ, whose amino-acid sequence MSRLLRSGAVISAMTMISRVLGLLRDMIVARYFPVDGATDAFYVAFRIPNLLRRLFAEGAFSLAFVPVLSEYKEKRGQAELKDLIDHVAGYLALILLVITVIGVLAAPVVMWVFAPGFASKPSARPDLAVEMLRITFPYILFISLTAFVSGILNTFHRFAIPALTPALLNVVMIAAAVWGAPYFDEPILALAWGVFFAGLAQLVFQLPTLTRLGLLPRFRLRKAHEGVSRIMTLMIPTLFGSSVAQLNLLINTLLASFLAVGSISWLYYSDRFVELPLAIVGVALGTVILPKLSSDHAKADAAQFQQTMDWALRLGVLISLPATLGLVLLAKPILATVMMHGEFAWRDVQMSSLSLMTYAVGLSGFILVKVLAPGFYSRQDTKTPVKIGMIAIGANMALNVLIVLPWYFSGIAGAHAGLALATALAGYVNAGLLFYHLRKQQIFQPTKGWRVFLLKIGAACLAMTALVWLASPADAWWQTASTVARIGWLTALIALALSSYFIALRLLGMPFKQMLGR is encoded by the coding sequence ATGAGCCGTTTATTGCGTTCCGGTGCTGTGATCAGCGCCATGACCATGATTTCCCGCGTGTTGGGCTTGCTGCGCGATATGATTGTTGCGCGTTATTTTCCAGTGGATGGCGCAACCGATGCGTTTTATGTGGCATTTCGCATCCCTAATTTGTTGCGGCGTTTGTTTGCGGAAGGAGCGTTTTCGTTAGCCTTTGTGCCGGTGTTGTCGGAATACAAGGAAAAGCGTGGTCAGGCAGAACTCAAGGATTTGATTGATCATGTGGCGGGTTATCTGGCGCTGATTTTGCTGGTGATTACCGTCATCGGGGTGTTGGCAGCACCTGTGGTGATGTGGGTGTTTGCACCGGGGTTTGCCAGCAAACCGAGTGCGCGACCGGATTTAGCCGTGGAAATGTTGCGGATTACCTTTCCCTACATTTTATTTATTTCGCTGACGGCGTTTGTCAGTGGAATTTTGAATACGTTTCATCGGTTTGCGATTCCGGCTTTAACGCCTGCGTTGTTGAATGTGGTGATGATTGCGGCGGCGGTGTGGGGTGCGCCTTACTTTGACGAGCCAATCTTGGCATTGGCGTGGGGAGTGTTTTTTGCGGGGTTGGCGCAATTGGTGTTCCAGTTGCCGACCTTGACACGCTTGGGATTGCTACCGCGTTTCCGTTTGCGTAAGGCGCACGAAGGGGTTAGCCGGATTATGACGCTGATGATTCCGACTTTGTTTGGTTCGTCAGTCGCACAGTTGAATTTGTTGATCAATACCTTGCTGGCGTCGTTTTTGGCGGTGGGCAGTATTTCGTGGTTGTATTATTCCGACCGTTTTGTGGAATTGCCGTTGGCGATTGTCGGGGTGGCGTTGGGGACGGTGATTTTGCCCAAATTATCCAGCGACCATGCCAAGGCAGATGCGGCGCAATTTCAGCAAACGATGGATTGGGCGTTGCGGCTGGGGGTGTTGATTTCGCTGCCTGCGACGCTGGGTTTGGTGTTGTTGGCAAAGCCGATTTTGGCAACGGTGATGATGCACGGTGAATTTGCGTGGCGTGATGTGCAAATGTCATCCTTGAGTTTGATGACGTATGCGGTCGGCTTAAGCGGGTTTATTCTGGTGAAAGTGTTAGCGCCCGGTTTTTATTCGCGTCAAGATACCAAAACCCCGGTTAAAATCGGCATGATCGCGATTGGGGCGAATATGGCGCTGAATGTGTTGATTGTGTTGCCTTGGTATTTTTCGGGTATCGCGGGAGCGCACGCAGGTTTAGCATTAGCAACCGCTTTGGCGGGGTATGTGAATGCGGGTTTGTTGTTTTATCACTTGCGTAAACAGCAGATTTTTCAACCGACAAAAGGCTGGCGCGTCTTTTTGCTGAAAATCGGTGCAGCTTGCCTAGCGATGACGGCGTTGGTTTGGTTGGCATCTCCGGCAGATGCCTGGTGGCAAACGGCTTCCACAGTGGCAAGAATTGGCTGGTTGACGGCGCTGATCGCGCTGGCGTTAAGCAGCTATTTTATAGCGCTGCGGTTGCTGGGAATGCCGTTTAAACAAATGTTGGGGCGCTGA